In Prunus dulcis chromosome 1, ALMONDv2, whole genome shotgun sequence, the following are encoded in one genomic region:
- the LOC117615899 gene encoding protein FAR1-RELATED SEQUENCE 5-like, with amino-acid sequence MEGSGKMDKGVETSKGGCSDSGYLGGCERLSDRAPAIESGQSQAVGMRRALVRTCYTYEYMVDQCGGYLNVDFQIKDLYNKLDASRKEILLDGDTEATLSYLKGKGAMDPEFFCKFSVDEENRLGNLFWRDSTSLLDYIAYGDVLIFDSTYKTNMYDKPLVLFISSNNYRSTVMFGCAFLHYETFEMYKWLLETFMASMKDKKPISILTDGDEAMRKAIDDVFPMSNHQLCSWHVSRNAQNNLKDDELLRNFQACIWEPFALGEFEKKWEVFRERRKVFRWYVPTQRVESMNKYVKDYLRKGEKLFECIPAIDRAMLCLRNTTAKDGFNAKYSTPVLKIALTKLEQQASLINVLTET; translated from the exons ATGGAGGGGTCTGGTAAGATGGACAAGGGTGTAGAGACATCAAAGGGTGGTTGTAGTGATTCAGGGTATCTGGGTGGTTGTGAAAGGTTGAGTGATAGGGCACCGGCAATAGAAAGTGGGCAAT CACAAGCAGTGGGAATGCGAAGAGCATTGGTTAGAACATGTTATACATATGAGTATATGGTTGACCAATGTGGCGGGTatttaaatgttgattttcaaataAAGGATCTGTACAATAAGTTGGATGCATCACGCAAGGAAATTTTGCTCGATGGTGACACAGAAGCCACACTCTCATACTTGAAAGGGAAAGGAGCAATGGATCCAGAATTCTTTTGTAAGTTTAGTGTTGACGAGGAAAATAGGCTTGGTAATTTGTTTTGGAGGGACTCCACTTCACTTTTGGATTACATTGCCTACGGCGACGTCCTCATATTCGACAGCACGTACAAAACAAATATGTATGACAAGCCTCTAGTGTTGTTTATCAGTTCGAACAACTACCGTTCTACTGTAATGTTTGGTTGCGCATTTTTGCATTACGAGACATTTGAAATGTACAAGTGGTTATTGGAAACATTCATGGCATCCATGAAAGATAAGAAGCCCATATCAATATTGACGGATGGTGATGAGGCGATGCGTAAAGCCATTGATGATGTGTTTCCCATGTCTAACCATCAGCTGTGCTCATGGCATGTGTCAAGGAATGCACAGAATAACTTGAAGGATGATGAATTGCTAAGAAATTTTCAGGCATGTATTTGGGAACCATTTGCGTTGGGCGAGTTTGAGAAGAAGTGGGAGGTTTTCAGGGAAAGA AGGAAAGTTTTTCGGTGGTATGTGCCCACTCAACGCGTGGAGTCCATGAACAAGTATGTGAAGGATTACTTGAGGAAAGGCGAGAAGTTGTTTGAATGTATTCCAGCAATTGATAGGGCTATGTTATGTCTTAGGAATACCACGGCGAAGGATGGTTTCAACGCAAAGTACTCAACACCAGTCCTTAAAATCGCATTGACAAAACTCGAGCAACAAGCTTCTCTGATAAACGTCCTAACGGAGACGTAG
- the LOC117615908 gene encoding protein DMP10-like has translation MADHPLVLQIHPPQPHLQRSSSTELGSELANSSLTPPPANPMATKLEQLVLQIGQSSTAPPQHEGILNLKVGKPILLHINSLTPPPPPKPENQNHDLAAPSDDQKQQLNAIVTQSNPAVDKMKINKNQKLSTAGSLANLLPTGTVLAFQALTPSISYNGRCHTFNQYLVAFVILVCSVICFVSSFIDSLPWEGKIYYGFATSKGLRVLNDDDHEIDKNDDIQHELKKLHVKRKDFIHAFVSVFVFLIFAFSSSEVQGCYFPKSRELEYSLVVYLPLVVGLFSSFLFSIFPTKRRGIGCV, from the coding sequence ATGGCTGATCATCCTCTTGTTCTGCAGATACATCCACCTCAACCGCACCTTCAGCGCTCCTCGAGCACGGAGCTGGGTTCAGAACTAGCAAATTCATCATTAACACCGCCACCAGCAAACCCCATGGCAACAAAACTTGAACAGTTGGTGTTGCAAATTGGACAATCATCAACAGCGCCACCACAGCATGAAGGTATTTTAAACCTCAAGGTAGGTAAGCCAATTTTGCTACACATAAACTCCttaacaccaccaccaccaccaaagccagaaaaccaaaaccatGATCTCGCTGCACCATCTGATGATCAGAAACAGCAACTGAATGCCATTGTTACACAGTCAAACCCAGCTGTTGATAAAATGAAGATTAATAAGAACCAAAAACTAAGCACTGCAGGAAGCCTTGCAAACCTTTTACCCACTGGTACAGTTCTTGCCTTCCAAGCCCTCACACCTTCTATTTCCTACAACGGCCGATGCCACACTTTCAACCAGTACCTTGTGGCATTTGTCATACTAGTTTGTTCTGTCATATGTTTTGTGTCATCCTTCATTGATAGCCTGCCATGGGAAGGCAAAATATACTACGGCTTCGCCACATCCAAGGGTCTTCGTGTTTTGAACGATGACGATCACGAGATTGATAAAAACGACGACATTCAGCACGAGTTGAAGAAGTTGCACGTAAAACGTAAAGACTTTATTCATGCGTTTGTGTCGGTGTTTGTGTTCCTGATCTTTGCTTTTAGCAGCTCAGAAGTGCAAGGCTGCTACTTTCCTAAATCAAGAGAGTTGGAGTATTCACTCGTCGTATATTTGCCTTTAGTGGTTGGCCTTTTCTCAAGTTTCTTGTTCTCCATTTTTCCGACTAAACGCAGAGGGATTGGCTGTGTATGA
- the LOC117616512 gene encoding cyclic nucleotide-gated ion channel 1-like isoform X1 — MPNPDVTVVVEKSEEKDGRDSDSDSDSKSCSYSDTTSSGESSVEEWQISKEKWPNMKVKILEWKKKMFAKWKQIFATSCVFAVSLDPLFLYIPFINQDMNCLRLDQKLKIAALTLRSVTDIFYIMDIIIEIYTSKICSSLTIELHHISKSEFLGNTFLPTLAKKIWQSYILIDILAILPLPQVLILTFFSRMGASRSSETSKFIMNFFVLMQYIPRVIRIYLSCEAPKKSPRRETPIWVKGVLNFFMYILASHILGAIWYFFAIQQMTACWQYACQNENGCDPNTFGCHYQTFKDDLCPISSPNATIFDFGIFLSILQSGVPSSTNFLQKFSNCFCWGLRNLSSLGSNLQPSTRTWENLFVVFISITGLLLFIYLIGNLQTYLSLDTTRIQVHRHKMKIKRKMEAKGQELELWLPKNGIPQRSQKDIKLQIMEKVEQEFEENRNVDLDNFLPTLPLDLENQIKSCMPLTRLKKVRVLQNMDEQVLKAICQHLKPMKYSKNNLILREGEPLKMMIFIVEGHVAVEKKGGSISLQGARELCGENLLAWPFSTSFPQTLPTATESARAIGDVKALILMASDMKSVVFKFRVHFIKKYGKLKEKLVNLHLGPVDTTPTLVETAPTYVEGSPTIFTSQELKKATKNYHESTRLGEGACGIVYKGLLPDKRVVAIKKSMIIHSPSTSVNSINEGLILSQINHRNIVKLLGCCLEAKTILMVYEFTDKGSLYHQIHKEGIGSGLSFELRMKIAAEIAGALAYLHAMSILHRDLKTINILLDKSYAAKVSGFRGSRLVHEDHDQISTLVQGTLGYLDPEYIESATLTEKSDVYSFGVVLLELLTSQKAVSFERSAVDRNLANFFLRSMEGGHLVQILDGEIINVGNFETAEEVSYLAKRCLKVRGEERPCMKEVAAELEGIMRSMEKHPGGQANFSRSPKETDGLLGSPSNAYVVDVRGEGDDAGSSGIIISAEDGKSMQNQIQMIEPYDAAVLMLRSMHGCLEKLWKIHGCAEHS; from the exons ATGCCCAACCCCGATGTAACTGTGGTTGTGGAGAAGTCGGAAGAGAAAGATGGACG TGATTCAGATTCAGACTCGGATTCAAAATCATGCTCATACTCAGATACTACAAGTAGTGGAGAATCTTCCGTCGAAGAATGGCAgatatcaaaagaaaaatggccAAATATGAAGGTGAAAATTCTTgagtggaagaagaagatgtttGCAAAGTGGAAGCAGATTTTTGCAACATCATGTGTGTTTGCTGTTTCACTGGATCCTTTGTTCCTCTACATTCCTTTCATCAATCAGGACATGAATTGTCTGAGATTGGACCAAAAGTTGAAGATAGCAGCTCTTACATTAAGATCTGTAACAGATATCTTTTATATTATGGACATCATTATTGAGATTTATACATCTAAGATCTGTTCAAGTTTAACCATTGAACTTCATCACATCTCCAAATCAGAATTCTTAGGGAACACTTTTTTGCCGACGCTAGCTAAGAAGATTTGGCAGTCATACATCTTAATTGACATTTTAGCTATTCTTCCCCTTCCACAG GTTCTAATCCTCACTTTCTTTTCAAGAATGGGGGCTTCGAGATCCTCGGAGACAAGCAAGTTTATTATGAACTTTTTTGTTCTGATGCAATATATACCGCGGGTTATTCGCATCTACTTATCGTGTGAGGCACCAAAAAAGTCTCCAAGAAGGGAGACTCCAATATGGGTTAAAGGTGTacttaatttctttatgtatATCCTTGCTAGTCAT ATACTCGGAGCCATATGGTACTTTTTTGCTATTCAACAAATGACAGCCTGTTGGCAATATGCAtgtcaaaatgaaaatgggtGTGACCCTAATACCTTTGGTTGTCATTACCAAACATTCAAAGATGATTTGTGTCCTATAAGTTCACCAAATGCAACGATCTTCGATTTTGGGATATTTCTTAGTATCCTTCAGTCTGGTGTGCcgtcatcaacaaattttCTACAAAAGTTCTCGAACTGCTTTTGTTGGGGCCTACGAAATTTGAG TTCTCTTGGATCTAACCTCCAACCCAGTACTAGAACTTGGGAAAACCTCTTTGTGGTTTTTATTTCTATAACTGGCTTGCTGCTATTTATATATCTCATTGGAAATCTGCAG ACATATTTGTCCTTGGACACTACAAGAATACAGGTGCATAGACACAAGATGAAAATAAAACGGAAAATGGAAGCGAAAGGTCAAGAGCTAGAATTATGGTTGCCTAAAAATGGCATCCCTCAGAGGTCGCAGAAGGATATAAAGTTGCAGATCATGGAAAAGGTAGAAcaagaatttgaagaaaacagGAATGTTGACTTGGATAATTTTCTCCCTACTCTTCCCTTGGATCTTGAAAACCAGATCAAAAGTTGTATGCCGTTGACTAGGTTGAAGAAG GTGCGAGTACTTCAAAACATGGATGAACAAGTGTTAAAAGCAATTTGTCAGCATCTCAAGCCCATGAAGTATTCTAAAAACAATCTCATTCTTCGAGAGGGCGAACCCCTTAAAATGATGATCTTCATTGTAGAAGGACATGTAGCCGTTGAAAAGAAAGGCGGTTCCATTTCGCTGCAAGGTGCAAGAGAATTATGTGGAGAAAATCTTCTAGCTTGGCCGTTCTCGACCTCTTTTCCTCAGACGTTACCCACAGCAACAGAGTCTGCTAGGGCAATTGGTGATGTTAAAGCCCTTATTCTAATGGCCAGTGATATGAAGAGTGTCGTCTTTAAATTCAGGGTGCATTTCATCAAAAAGTACGGAAAACTCAAAGAAAAATTGGTCAATCTTCATCTAGGACCTGTTGATACAACACCAACATTGGTTGAGACAGCACCAACATATGTTGAGGGATCGCCCACAATCTTTACTTCACAAGAACTTAAGAAGGCCACGAAAAATTACCATGAAAGTACAAGGCTTGGTGAAGGAGCCTGTGGAATAGTTTACAAAGGGTTACTACCAGATAAAAGAGTTGTTGCCATAAAAAAGTCCATGATTATTCATTCGCCATCCACGAGCGTTAACTCCATTAATGAGGGTCTTATTCTTTCTCAGATCAACCACAGAAACATCGTCAAGCTTTTAGGTTGTTGTTTAGAGGCAAAAAcgattttaatggtttatgaGTTCACGGACAAAGGGTCTCTCTATCATCAAATTCACAAAGAAGGCATAGGATCCGGACTCTCATTTGAATTAAGAATGAAGATAGCAGCAGAAATTGCCGGGGCATTAGCATACTTGCACGCCATGTCAATCCTACACCGGGATTTGAagacaataaatatattattggaTAAAAGTTACGCAGCAAAAGTTTCAGGCTTCAGAGGTTCACGATTGGTTCACGAAGATCACGATCAGATATCAACTTTAGTGCAAGGGACACTCGGATACTTAGATCCTGAATACATTGAATCAGCAACGCTAACAGAAAAGAGCGATGTCTACAGCTTTGGAGTTGTCCTATTGGAGCTTCTAACAAGTCAAAAGGCAGTGTCTTTTGAAAGGTCTGCCGTAGACAGAAATCTAGCAAACTTCTTTCTTCGCTCAATGGAAGGAGGTCACTTAGTTCAAATTCTTGATGGTGAAATAATCAACGTGGGAAATTTTGAGACAGCCGAAGAAGTAAGCTATCTGGCAAAAAGATGCTTGAAGGTTAGAGGGGAGGAAAGGCCTTGTATGAAAGAAGTAGCCGCCGAGCTCGAGGGGATAATGCGAAGCATGGAAAAGCATCCAGGAGGACAGGCTAATTTTTCTCGATCTCCCAAAGAAACTGACGGTTTGCTTGGTTCGCCTTCAAACGCTTATGTTGTGGATGTTAGAGGTGAAGGTGATGATGCTGGTTCTAGTGGTATTATTATCAGTGCGGAGGATGGCAAgagcatgcaaaatcaaaTCCAAATGATTGAGCCTTATGATG CTGCAGTGCTGATGCTGAGGTCCATGCATGGGTGCCTTGAGAAGTTGTGGAAGATTCATGGGTGTGCTGAACATTCCTAG
- the LOC117616512 gene encoding cyclic nucleotide-gated ion channel 1-like isoform X2 has product MDGLVSLTLNDSDSDSDSKSCSYSDTTSSGESSVEEWQISKEKWPNMKVKILEWKKKMFAKWKQIFATSCVFAVSLDPLFLYIPFINQDMNCLRLDQKLKIAALTLRSVTDIFYIMDIIIEIYTSKICSSLTIELHHISKSEFLGNTFLPTLAKKIWQSYILIDILAILPLPQVLILTFFSRMGASRSSETSKFIMNFFVLMQYIPRVIRIYLSCEAPKKSPRRETPIWVKGVLNFFMYILASHILGAIWYFFAIQQMTACWQYACQNENGCDPNTFGCHYQTFKDDLCPISSPNATIFDFGIFLSILQSGVPSSTNFLQKFSNCFCWGLRNLSSLGSNLQPSTRTWENLFVVFISITGLLLFIYLIGNLQTYLSLDTTRIQVHRHKMKIKRKMEAKGQELELWLPKNGIPQRSQKDIKLQIMEKVEQEFEENRNVDLDNFLPTLPLDLENQIKSCMPLTRLKKVRVLQNMDEQVLKAICQHLKPMKYSKNNLILREGEPLKMMIFIVEGHVAVEKKGGSISLQGARELCGENLLAWPFSTSFPQTLPTATESARAIGDVKALILMASDMKSVVFKFRVHFIKKYGKLKEKLVNLHLGPVDTTPTLVETAPTYVEGSPTIFTSQELKKATKNYHESTRLGEGACGIVYKGLLPDKRVVAIKKSMIIHSPSTSVNSINEGLILSQINHRNIVKLLGCCLEAKTILMVYEFTDKGSLYHQIHKEGIGSGLSFELRMKIAAEIAGALAYLHAMSILHRDLKTINILLDKSYAAKVSGFRGSRLVHEDHDQISTLVQGTLGYLDPEYIESATLTEKSDVYSFGVVLLELLTSQKAVSFERSAVDRNLANFFLRSMEGGHLVQILDGEIINVGNFETAEEVSYLAKRCLKVRGEERPCMKEVAAELEGIMRSMEKHPGGQANFSRSPKETDGLLGSPSNAYVVDVRGEGDDAGSSGIIISAEDGKSMQNQIQMIEPYDAAVLMLRSMHGCLEKLWKIHGCAEHS; this is encoded by the exons ATGGACGGTTTGGTTTCTTTAACTTTGAA TGATTCAGATTCAGACTCGGATTCAAAATCATGCTCATACTCAGATACTACAAGTAGTGGAGAATCTTCCGTCGAAGAATGGCAgatatcaaaagaaaaatggccAAATATGAAGGTGAAAATTCTTgagtggaagaagaagatgtttGCAAAGTGGAAGCAGATTTTTGCAACATCATGTGTGTTTGCTGTTTCACTGGATCCTTTGTTCCTCTACATTCCTTTCATCAATCAGGACATGAATTGTCTGAGATTGGACCAAAAGTTGAAGATAGCAGCTCTTACATTAAGATCTGTAACAGATATCTTTTATATTATGGACATCATTATTGAGATTTATACATCTAAGATCTGTTCAAGTTTAACCATTGAACTTCATCACATCTCCAAATCAGAATTCTTAGGGAACACTTTTTTGCCGACGCTAGCTAAGAAGATTTGGCAGTCATACATCTTAATTGACATTTTAGCTATTCTTCCCCTTCCACAG GTTCTAATCCTCACTTTCTTTTCAAGAATGGGGGCTTCGAGATCCTCGGAGACAAGCAAGTTTATTATGAACTTTTTTGTTCTGATGCAATATATACCGCGGGTTATTCGCATCTACTTATCGTGTGAGGCACCAAAAAAGTCTCCAAGAAGGGAGACTCCAATATGGGTTAAAGGTGTacttaatttctttatgtatATCCTTGCTAGTCAT ATACTCGGAGCCATATGGTACTTTTTTGCTATTCAACAAATGACAGCCTGTTGGCAATATGCAtgtcaaaatgaaaatgggtGTGACCCTAATACCTTTGGTTGTCATTACCAAACATTCAAAGATGATTTGTGTCCTATAAGTTCACCAAATGCAACGATCTTCGATTTTGGGATATTTCTTAGTATCCTTCAGTCTGGTGTGCcgtcatcaacaaattttCTACAAAAGTTCTCGAACTGCTTTTGTTGGGGCCTACGAAATTTGAG TTCTCTTGGATCTAACCTCCAACCCAGTACTAGAACTTGGGAAAACCTCTTTGTGGTTTTTATTTCTATAACTGGCTTGCTGCTATTTATATATCTCATTGGAAATCTGCAG ACATATTTGTCCTTGGACACTACAAGAATACAGGTGCATAGACACAAGATGAAAATAAAACGGAAAATGGAAGCGAAAGGTCAAGAGCTAGAATTATGGTTGCCTAAAAATGGCATCCCTCAGAGGTCGCAGAAGGATATAAAGTTGCAGATCATGGAAAAGGTAGAAcaagaatttgaagaaaacagGAATGTTGACTTGGATAATTTTCTCCCTACTCTTCCCTTGGATCTTGAAAACCAGATCAAAAGTTGTATGCCGTTGACTAGGTTGAAGAAG GTGCGAGTACTTCAAAACATGGATGAACAAGTGTTAAAAGCAATTTGTCAGCATCTCAAGCCCATGAAGTATTCTAAAAACAATCTCATTCTTCGAGAGGGCGAACCCCTTAAAATGATGATCTTCATTGTAGAAGGACATGTAGCCGTTGAAAAGAAAGGCGGTTCCATTTCGCTGCAAGGTGCAAGAGAATTATGTGGAGAAAATCTTCTAGCTTGGCCGTTCTCGACCTCTTTTCCTCAGACGTTACCCACAGCAACAGAGTCTGCTAGGGCAATTGGTGATGTTAAAGCCCTTATTCTAATGGCCAGTGATATGAAGAGTGTCGTCTTTAAATTCAGGGTGCATTTCATCAAAAAGTACGGAAAACTCAAAGAAAAATTGGTCAATCTTCATCTAGGACCTGTTGATACAACACCAACATTGGTTGAGACAGCACCAACATATGTTGAGGGATCGCCCACAATCTTTACTTCACAAGAACTTAAGAAGGCCACGAAAAATTACCATGAAAGTACAAGGCTTGGTGAAGGAGCCTGTGGAATAGTTTACAAAGGGTTACTACCAGATAAAAGAGTTGTTGCCATAAAAAAGTCCATGATTATTCATTCGCCATCCACGAGCGTTAACTCCATTAATGAGGGTCTTATTCTTTCTCAGATCAACCACAGAAACATCGTCAAGCTTTTAGGTTGTTGTTTAGAGGCAAAAAcgattttaatggtttatgaGTTCACGGACAAAGGGTCTCTCTATCATCAAATTCACAAAGAAGGCATAGGATCCGGACTCTCATTTGAATTAAGAATGAAGATAGCAGCAGAAATTGCCGGGGCATTAGCATACTTGCACGCCATGTCAATCCTACACCGGGATTTGAagacaataaatatattattggaTAAAAGTTACGCAGCAAAAGTTTCAGGCTTCAGAGGTTCACGATTGGTTCACGAAGATCACGATCAGATATCAACTTTAGTGCAAGGGACACTCGGATACTTAGATCCTGAATACATTGAATCAGCAACGCTAACAGAAAAGAGCGATGTCTACAGCTTTGGAGTTGTCCTATTGGAGCTTCTAACAAGTCAAAAGGCAGTGTCTTTTGAAAGGTCTGCCGTAGACAGAAATCTAGCAAACTTCTTTCTTCGCTCAATGGAAGGAGGTCACTTAGTTCAAATTCTTGATGGTGAAATAATCAACGTGGGAAATTTTGAGACAGCCGAAGAAGTAAGCTATCTGGCAAAAAGATGCTTGAAGGTTAGAGGGGAGGAAAGGCCTTGTATGAAAGAAGTAGCCGCCGAGCTCGAGGGGATAATGCGAAGCATGGAAAAGCATCCAGGAGGACAGGCTAATTTTTCTCGATCTCCCAAAGAAACTGACGGTTTGCTTGGTTCGCCTTCAAACGCTTATGTTGTGGATGTTAGAGGTGAAGGTGATGATGCTGGTTCTAGTGGTATTATTATCAGTGCGGAGGATGGCAAgagcatgcaaaatcaaaTCCAAATGATTGAGCCTTATGATG CTGCAGTGCTGATGCTGAGGTCCATGCATGGGTGCCTTGAGAAGTTGTGGAAGATTCATGGGTGTGCTGAACATTCCTAG
- the LOC117616512 gene encoding cyclic nucleotide-gated ion channel 1-like isoform X3, whose product MPNPDVTVVVEKSEEKDGRDSDSDSDSKSCSYSDTTSSGESSVEEWQISKEKWPNMKVKILEWKKKMFAKWKQIFATSCVFAVSLDPLFLYIPFINQDMNCLRLDQKLKIAALTLRSVTDIFYIMDIIIEIYTSKICSSLTIELHHISKSEFLGNTFLPTLAKKIWQSYILIDILAILPLPQVLILTFFSRMGASRSSETSKFIMNFFVLMQYIPRVIRIYLSCEAPKKSPRRETPIWVKGVLNFFMYILASHILGAIWYFFAIQQMTACWQYACQNENGCDPNTFGCHYQTFKDDLCPISSPNATIFDFGIFLSILQSGVPSSTNFLQKFSNCFCWGLRNLSSLGSNLQPSTRTWENLFVVFISITGLLLFIYLIGNLQTYLSLDTTRIQVHRHKMKIKRKMEAKGQELELWLPKNGIPQRSQKDIKLQIMEKVEQEFEENRNVDLDNFLPTLPLDLENQIKSCMPLTRLKKVRVLQNMDEQVLKAICQHLKPMKYSKNNLILREGEPLKMMIFIVEGHVAVEKKGGSISLQGARELCGENLLAWPFSTSFPQTLPTATESARAIGDVKALILMASDMKSVVFKFRVHFIKKYGKLKEKLVNLHLGPVDTTPTLVETAPTYVEGSPTIFTSQELKKATKNYHESTRLGEGACGIVYKGLLPDKRVVAIKKSMIIHSPSTSVNSINEGLILSQINHRNIVKLLGCCLEAKTILMVYEFTDKGSLYHQIHKEGIGSGLSFELRMKIAAEIAGALAYLHAMSILHRDLKTINILLDKSYAAKVSGFRGSRLVHEDHDQISTLVQGTLGYLDPEYIESATLTEKSDVYSFGVVLLELLTSQKAVSFERSAVDRNLANFFLRSMEGGHLVQILDGEIINVGNFETAEEVSYLAKRCLKVRGEERPCMKEVAAELEGIMRSMEKHPGGQANFSRSPKETDGLLGSPSNAYVVDVRGEGDDAGSSGIIISAEDGKSMQNQIQMIEPYDGGR is encoded by the exons ATGCCCAACCCCGATGTAACTGTGGTTGTGGAGAAGTCGGAAGAGAAAGATGGACG TGATTCAGATTCAGACTCGGATTCAAAATCATGCTCATACTCAGATACTACAAGTAGTGGAGAATCTTCCGTCGAAGAATGGCAgatatcaaaagaaaaatggccAAATATGAAGGTGAAAATTCTTgagtggaagaagaagatgtttGCAAAGTGGAAGCAGATTTTTGCAACATCATGTGTGTTTGCTGTTTCACTGGATCCTTTGTTCCTCTACATTCCTTTCATCAATCAGGACATGAATTGTCTGAGATTGGACCAAAAGTTGAAGATAGCAGCTCTTACATTAAGATCTGTAACAGATATCTTTTATATTATGGACATCATTATTGAGATTTATACATCTAAGATCTGTTCAAGTTTAACCATTGAACTTCATCACATCTCCAAATCAGAATTCTTAGGGAACACTTTTTTGCCGACGCTAGCTAAGAAGATTTGGCAGTCATACATCTTAATTGACATTTTAGCTATTCTTCCCCTTCCACAG GTTCTAATCCTCACTTTCTTTTCAAGAATGGGGGCTTCGAGATCCTCGGAGACAAGCAAGTTTATTATGAACTTTTTTGTTCTGATGCAATATATACCGCGGGTTATTCGCATCTACTTATCGTGTGAGGCACCAAAAAAGTCTCCAAGAAGGGAGACTCCAATATGGGTTAAAGGTGTacttaatttctttatgtatATCCTTGCTAGTCAT ATACTCGGAGCCATATGGTACTTTTTTGCTATTCAACAAATGACAGCCTGTTGGCAATATGCAtgtcaaaatgaaaatgggtGTGACCCTAATACCTTTGGTTGTCATTACCAAACATTCAAAGATGATTTGTGTCCTATAAGTTCACCAAATGCAACGATCTTCGATTTTGGGATATTTCTTAGTATCCTTCAGTCTGGTGTGCcgtcatcaacaaattttCTACAAAAGTTCTCGAACTGCTTTTGTTGGGGCCTACGAAATTTGAG TTCTCTTGGATCTAACCTCCAACCCAGTACTAGAACTTGGGAAAACCTCTTTGTGGTTTTTATTTCTATAACTGGCTTGCTGCTATTTATATATCTCATTGGAAATCTGCAG ACATATTTGTCCTTGGACACTACAAGAATACAGGTGCATAGACACAAGATGAAAATAAAACGGAAAATGGAAGCGAAAGGTCAAGAGCTAGAATTATGGTTGCCTAAAAATGGCATCCCTCAGAGGTCGCAGAAGGATATAAAGTTGCAGATCATGGAAAAGGTAGAAcaagaatttgaagaaaacagGAATGTTGACTTGGATAATTTTCTCCCTACTCTTCCCTTGGATCTTGAAAACCAGATCAAAAGTTGTATGCCGTTGACTAGGTTGAAGAAG GTGCGAGTACTTCAAAACATGGATGAACAAGTGTTAAAAGCAATTTGTCAGCATCTCAAGCCCATGAAGTATTCTAAAAACAATCTCATTCTTCGAGAGGGCGAACCCCTTAAAATGATGATCTTCATTGTAGAAGGACATGTAGCCGTTGAAAAGAAAGGCGGTTCCATTTCGCTGCAAGGTGCAAGAGAATTATGTGGAGAAAATCTTCTAGCTTGGCCGTTCTCGACCTCTTTTCCTCAGACGTTACCCACAGCAACAGAGTCTGCTAGGGCAATTGGTGATGTTAAAGCCCTTATTCTAATGGCCAGTGATATGAAGAGTGTCGTCTTTAAATTCAGGGTGCATTTCATCAAAAAGTACGGAAAACTCAAAGAAAAATTGGTCAATCTTCATCTAGGACCTGTTGATACAACACCAACATTGGTTGAGACAGCACCAACATATGTTGAGGGATCGCCCACAATCTTTACTTCACAAGAACTTAAGAAGGCCACGAAAAATTACCATGAAAGTACAAGGCTTGGTGAAGGAGCCTGTGGAATAGTTTACAAAGGGTTACTACCAGATAAAAGAGTTGTTGCCATAAAAAAGTCCATGATTATTCATTCGCCATCCACGAGCGTTAACTCCATTAATGAGGGTCTTATTCTTTCTCAGATCAACCACAGAAACATCGTCAAGCTTTTAGGTTGTTGTTTAGAGGCAAAAAcgattttaatggtttatgaGTTCACGGACAAAGGGTCTCTCTATCATCAAATTCACAAAGAAGGCATAGGATCCGGACTCTCATTTGAATTAAGAATGAAGATAGCAGCAGAAATTGCCGGGGCATTAGCATACTTGCACGCCATGTCAATCCTACACCGGGATTTGAagacaataaatatattattggaTAAAAGTTACGCAGCAAAAGTTTCAGGCTTCAGAGGTTCACGATTGGTTCACGAAGATCACGATCAGATATCAACTTTAGTGCAAGGGACACTCGGATACTTAGATCCTGAATACATTGAATCAGCAACGCTAACAGAAAAGAGCGATGTCTACAGCTTTGGAGTTGTCCTATTGGAGCTTCTAACAAGTCAAAAGGCAGTGTCTTTTGAAAGGTCTGCCGTAGACAGAAATCTAGCAAACTTCTTTCTTCGCTCAATGGAAGGAGGTCACTTAGTTCAAATTCTTGATGGTGAAATAATCAACGTGGGAAATTTTGAGACAGCCGAAGAAGTAAGCTATCTGGCAAAAAGATGCTTGAAGGTTAGAGGGGAGGAAAGGCCTTGTATGAAAGAAGTAGCCGCCGAGCTCGAGGGGATAATGCGAAGCATGGAAAAGCATCCAGGAGGACAGGCTAATTTTTCTCGATCTCCCAAAGAAACTGACGGTTTGCTTGGTTCGCCTTCAAACGCTTATGTTGTGGATGTTAGAGGTGAAGGTGATGATGCTGGTTCTAGTGGTATTATTATCAGTGCGGAGGATGGCAAgagcatgcaaaatcaaaTCCAAATGATTGAGCCTTATGATGGTGGACGATAA